In the Campylobacter lari genome, TATTGCTTATTTAAATCTTCTATCATCTTACCAAGTTCATTAATTTTGGTAATATTTTCTTTTTCTTTTATCATCATATAAGCAAACATAGCAAAAATTAGCAAAGCCACCACAAGCCACAATAATAAATCACTACCCATTTTCTTGCTCCTTTAAAATCTTAATCATCGCTCTTTGCATATTTGCCACAAAATTATCATACACAAGCTCATCTTCTGCTTTTATTTGTATGATCTTTGCCTCATTTTCATTTAAGGCTTTAAAAAAAATACTAATTTTTTGGCCATTTAACTCAAATCTTGCATAATACTCCTCATCTTGAGTTAAACACTTATCTTTAAACTGAATGTGTGCAAAATTTACACCCACCACAAAGGCTTTATGTTTTAAATCTGTAAATAATTTTGTTTTATTGATATCATTTTTTATCAAATACAATTCTTGCTTTATATCCATAAGCAAATCAAAAATAATTTGTTCACCTTCGCTAAATTCCACTCTTGAGGCAAGCTTTTTCCATTTGCTTAAATTGACATAATTATTACTTGAAAGATATTCTTGCAAAAACTCTTCATATCTTTCTTTGCTCTCTTCAAACTCAAGTTCTAATGAGCTTTTAAAAAATTTTATCTCCATAAAAGATCAACCCAAATAAATATAAAAAACACTATACTCAAATAACCATTTAAAGTAAAAAATGCTTTATCGATTTTTGCAAAATTCTTTCTAACAATGCGGTGCTCAAAAAATAAAATAATCGCACTAATTATCACACCTAAAAAGGCAATATTTCCTGTTGGAGCCACCCAAACAAATAAAAGCCAAAAAAGCACTGCTAAAACATGACAAAATGCTGAGATAAATAAGGTTGCTTCAAGTCCAAATTTAGCAGGTATAGAGTGCAAGCCTGTTTTTTTATCATACTCCATATCTTGCAAAGCATAAAGCAAATCAAATCCAGCCGTCCAAAAAGTAACACCCAAACACAAAATAACACTATAAATTTCAATACTTCCCAAAACTACAATACTACCTGCAATAGGAGCAAGTCCTAAGCAAAATCCTAATACTAAATGCGCTAAGGATGAAAATCTTTTAAAAGCTGAATAAATAGCTAAAATAAACAATACCGGCAAAGAAAGAGCAAAGGCTAGCTTATTAATAAAATAGCTTGCCAAAACAAAAATAATAGCATTTAAAATAATAAAAAGTAAAATACTAGCTTTGCCTATACGCCCATCAATATTAGGTCTATTTGCACATCTTGGGTTATTTTTGTCAATATCCTCATCCATCAAACGATTAATCGCCATTGCAAAATTTCTTGCGCTCACTGCGCAAATAACACCCAAAAATAAAGCCTTAAAGCCAAACCAAGTGCTATCATTTAAAATAACAGAAGCTACAATCATTGAAGTGAATAAAAAGGGTAAAGCAAAAATAGAATGCTTAAAAACAATCAAATCTAAAATATCTTTTAATTTTTCTTTTAATATAGGCATTTTTTCTCTTTATAATATATTTTTGTTATGATTTTACTAAAATAATTTTAAATTTAGGATATTTTTACGATGTTTTTTGAATTTGCACTCATTGGAACTACTGCAAGTGGCAAAACAGAACTTGCTAATAAACTAGCTTATGAATTTAACGCAAGTATTTTAAGCCTTGATAGTCTTTGCGTGTATAAACAAATCAACATCGCTTCAGCAAAAACAGAGCAAAAAACCTTAGATGAGCTTGATTATTTTGGCATAAATTTATTAAATGTCAATGAGCATTTTAACATCGCTTTGTTTTTTGAAGAATACAAAAAAGCAAAAGTCTTTGCTCAAAAAAACAATCAAATGCTTATCATCACAGGCGGAACTAGTTTTTATCTAAAAGCTTTAATGGATGGTTTGAGTGAAAATTTTAAAGAGAGTCAAAGCATGCTAAGCAATGATGAAATTTATCATTTAATGACAAAAATTGATCCACAAGCAAAAATAGAAAAAAATGATACTTATCGTTTGAAAAAATGGCTTGGAATTTATGAGCAAACTAATAAAATTCCAAGTAAGGTTTTGAAAGAAACCAAACAAGAAGCTTTGATTAAAAAACTTGATATTTTTGAAATTTCTTGGCAAAAAGAACTTTTAGAAAAACGCATTATTAAGCGTACTAAAAATATGCTAAATGAGGGCTTAATAGATGAAGCTAAAATGTTATTTGATAATTATGATCATCATTTAAAAGCACTAAATTCCATAGGTTTGAAAGAATGCAAAGAGTTTTTAGATAAAAAAATAAATTTAAATGAGCTTGAAGAGCTCATCATCATTCACACAAGACAACTTGCCAAAAGACAAAGAACTTTTAATAAAAAATTCAATAAAGAAATTTTAGATTTTCAAAACGCTTATGAGAATTTAAAAGCTTATATTTTAAAAAAATATCAAGGCTGAGTGTTTAAGACATTTAATTTATCTTTACATAAATTTTGCCAATTGCTTGTTGCATTAATATCTATACAATTTTGCAAACTTTGCTTTTGATTTTGCACATCTTTTAAATCTTCATAAATATTACTTTGCATATAAAAAGCTCTTGCACGCTCATCATCTTTTAAAGGATTAGCAAGTAAATCTTTAAACAAAGTTAAAGCTTTTTGAGCTTGATTGCTTTGTTTTAAAGCCTTGATATAGATAAATTCTAAATCGGGACTAAAAAGATTTACTCCCTTTAAGTTTTGATAATCAATAGCCTTTGGAGCATAAGTTAAGATACTTGTTAAAAAATTATTTTTTTCACAATAACGCAAAAACTCATAATATAATTCCACCATACGATAATTCATAGGAAATTGCTCTAGTTTTTGTAAAGTTCTTATCATAGCATTATAATCTTGCAATCTAAGCTCAGCAAAAAATTTAATATAATTTGCTTCAAATTTTTCATTATCACTAATAATCGTTCTTGTATTTAAAATATCATTAATCGTTTTTATAACAAAGCTATAACGCTTATCTTTGAGGGCTAAATCAGCACTTTGAAGCTTATAAAAGATAATATCATCGTTTTCATTGTCCACTATGTATTTTTTAGCTTCTTCAATGCGCGTTGTGCGTTTAAAACACTCAAGCATTTGTTTTTTATTTTGTATTTTACCCCCTACATTATAAGCTTTAAAATCATCATATATTTTCACAGCAGCTAAACATTCATCATTTTTTAATTTTTGTTCTAAAACTAAAATAGCAGCTTGTTCTAAAAGATTTTTAACTTCTTTATTAGAGTATTTTTCAATGTCTTTTTGATAACTTACAACCTTTTCATAATTTTTTTCTTGAAAATACAATTTTACATTATCAAACAACGCCTTACTAGAAATTTCTCCAGCATATTTTTTCATAATCTCTTCATATCTTTGGTGCAAAAAACTTGCATTAGCATCTTTTAAATATAAAAAGTTTTTATCTTGCGCTTCTTTAATTAAACTCACATATTCACCCAAAGGAAAATCTTCTGCGTAAAGATCTAAATATTTTTGAGCCTTAGTATACTCATTTGCATTTAATAAAGACAAAGCAAGATCTTTTAATACTCTTTCATATTCTTTATCTACCTTGGTTAAATGTGTAAAAATATATTCATAAATTTTAGAACTTAAATCATAAACCCTATTATTAGCAAAAGCTTTAGCCAAAGATAAAGAATTTTCCAAATCACTCATAAAAAATTCAGGATTTGATTCTAAAATTTTATTTGCTAACTCTTTGGCTTCTTTGGTATTTTGAGTTTCTAAATAATTTTTTGATAAAAATAAAGCAGCTCTGCTGGCCAAATCTGCGTTTGGGGTAGAATAATACACATCTTGATAAATATTATTTGCAGTATTTTTCTTACCTAAATGATATAAATAATCTGCATAATCAAGCAGAGCCATTATAGTATATTTATCGCCTTTATGCTCAGTATTTAAAGTATCTATAATATATTCAACATTAGATCTTTGTGATAAACCCATATAAACTCTCATCATAATATACATCACTTCTGTATAATCTTTGTCGTTAATATAAGTTCTTACCCATCTTTTAGCATCATCTAGCATTTGTTCTAAAATTAGTTGGTCTTTGTCAAGTTCATAAGTGTATAGTTTATTTTGAGCTCTTAATTTATAAAGCTCAAATTCATTCATAAATACACTACCTTGATAACGCTTAATAGCATTAACAGTATCTCTTAATACTTGGTCATATTTTTTAGCCTCATATTCTTGTTTAATATTAAAATAAGTATTAAAATCTGCACTTTTAGAAGTTTCCATAGGATTAGAATTTAAATCTAAAGCTCCGATATAAGGCATTAATGCATCATCAAAATAAATATCAAAATCAAGCCCATCGCTAGGCTTATAATATTTTAAGTCTTTAGTAAAAATAAATACAAAATGTTTAGAAATATCTCCACTTTGACTTCGAATTTCTTTAGCATTGAAGATATCTTGAGAATAATTAAACATCTTAGCTAAAATTTTAGGATAGATTTTGATTGTCAAAAAAGTTTGGTGCTTTTCAAAATAAATCGTAAAATCATCAAATTCCTTATTTTGAAACTGCATATTGCTAACACCCAAAACATTGCACTCAAAATGGGTTTTTTCAAATTCAAAAACACTTTTGCAAGTAAAATCTTTATCGTCTTTTAAATGCAAAAGCGTAAAAGGGCGCTTACTTTCCTCCCCTTTATTAACAATAATTTCAAAAGAAAATGTATAAGTTATACTTAATAAAAATAAAAATAAAACCCTTATCATAAGCGTGATTATAGCAATATTATTTTACAAAAGCAAAAACACACAAGAAACACTTCCAATCAAACACAAGCATAAAATAATCTTTTGTTTTACATCTAAGTTTGCACTTTCTATGATTTGAGCTTTTTTGAAAAAAACATAAATTAAAATTTTTAAATAAGCATAAAGCATAATCATAGAGCTTAAAGCTATAGCAAATACAAGTACATAATAGCCTGAGTTTAAAATAGAAGCTAAAATTAAAATTTTACCCCAAAAAATACCAAAAGGCGGAATACCTGCTATACATAAAATAAATATAGCTAACATTATAGACAATACCGGTCTTTGATCAAACAAGCCCGAAAAACTCTCAAATGAACTTTTTTGAAATAAACTCAATATTAAAAAAATTCCATAATTTGCAAAAGCAAAAGAAATCCAATACACAAACAAAGCAAAAATTGAAAGCAAATAAGAAGTCCCATCTCCTTGAGAACTCACACTCATACTAGAAACAATAACTGCTAATATAAAAGAAGAATGAGTGATGGAGCTATATGCAAGCATTTTTTTTACATCTTTTTGGATTAAAGCTACTATGCTTACAGCAAGCATAGAAAAAATCGCTAGCAATGCTACTATGTATTCAAATTTTACCCCACCACCCAAAGCAGAAAAAATTCTTAAAACTACTATTATCATAGCTATTTTTGGAACAATTGATATAAATGCTATAAAATTTGTATGTACTCCATAATATACATCCTTTAACCAAAAGTGAAAAGGTGCAATAGAAAGCTTTACTCCAACAATAACTAAAAACATTACTCCAGCACAAAGCAAAATAGGATCTGAAATATATTCAGAATGTAACAAATTATCTAAATCTAAAGACTTAGTTTTTAAATATACAAAAGCACATGCAAAGACAAAAAACCCAGCTCCCACCGCAGCTAAAGTAAAATACTTTATACTAGAGCTAATAGCATTATGAGTTCCTCTTAAAGCTATTAATGTATAAAGAGCTAAAGAAGAGCCTTCTAAGGCTAGGAAAATTACGATCAAATTAGTACTTGACACCATTAGCATCAAAGAAGCAATCATAAATAAAAACAAAGAAAAAAACTCTGGCTTTTGCTCATCTTTATCCATCAATAAATAAAGCATTGAAAAAACCAAAATAACTATTTGAGTAAAAATTGCATAATTATCACTTACAAATAAACCAAAAAAAGCTTGAGAATTATCTAAAACAAAGCCATTATAAAACAATAAAAAACATAAAGTACTAAGCAAAGCTATAACACTTGCTCCTATATAAAAATTTCTAGAAAGTTTTTTAAAAGCACCCAGTAAAAGTAAAGCAATAGCCCAAAAAAGCAATGACAACACAGGAAATAATAATACAAAATTTAATTTTTCTAAACTAAAGTCACTCATTAAAAACCTCTTATATTATCTATGATTTTTTGATTTTCTATTGCAATATTTCTTGTTTGCATAACTTCAAGAATACTATTTACATTCAAAGCAATTTCATCAAGCATAGCACTTGGAGCTATCCCTAAATAAATTACCAATGCGCTCAACACACTTAAAACAAAAATTTCACCTTTTTTCAAAACTAGCTTTTCTATTTTTTCTGCATTAGTGGTAAAAAACATATTTCTATAAATATTTAGCATATAAATAGCCCCTAAAATGATCACACCGCCTGCAAATAATGCATACCACAAATTCACACTTGCTATGCCTTGTAAAATTAAAAACTCACCTACAAAAGAAATAGTCAAAGGTAGTGAAATAGATGAAAATAACAACACCGCAAAGAAAAAGCTAAATAACGGAGCTGTTTTGGCTAAATTTTTATAAAAGTCTAAATCAAAAGTATGATATCTTTTATAAAGCATATAAGCAGCTAAAAACAAACCGCCTGTTACTATACCATGTGCAAACATGTAAAATACAGAACCACTAACTCCATTATAAGTAAAAGTCACAATGCCCAAAATCACCACACCCAAATGCGAAATTGAGCTATAAGCAATTAACTCTTTCAAGTCTTTAGTTTTAAAAGCAATTAAAGCTGCATATAAAATTCCAACTATACATAAAATAGCAAGTAAAGAATAATAATGATTTAAAGTATCAGGCGTTAAAGGCAAGATAAATCTTAAAAATCCAAAAGGAGCCATTTTAAAACTCACAAGCATTACAGACACTAGTGTTGGGCTTTTTGCATAAACCTTTGGTGCCCAAGTATGAAAAGGAAA is a window encoding:
- the mqnP gene encoding menaquinone biosynthesis prenyltransferase MqnP, with protein sequence MPILKEKLKDILDLIVFKHSIFALPFLFTSMIVASVILNDSTWFGFKALFLGVICAVSARNFAMAINRLMDEDIDKNNPRCANRPNIDGRIGKASILLFIILNAIIFVLASYFINKLAFALSLPVLFILAIYSAFKRFSSLAHLVLGFCLGLAPIAGSIVVLGSIEIYSVILCLGVTFWTAGFDLLYALQDMEYDKKTGLHSIPAKFGLEATLFISAFCHVLAVLFWLLFVWVAPTGNIAFLGVIISAIILFFEHRIVRKNFAKIDKAFFTLNGYLSIVFFIFIWVDLLWR
- the miaA gene encoding tRNA (adenosine(37)-N6)-dimethylallyltransferase MiaA, which gives rise to MFFEFALIGTTASGKTELANKLAYEFNASILSLDSLCVYKQINIASAKTEQKTLDELDYFGINLLNVNEHFNIALFFEEYKKAKVFAQKNNQMLIITGGTSFYLKALMDGLSENFKESQSMLSNDEIYHLMTKIDPQAKIEKNDTYRLKKWLGIYEQTNKIPSKVLKETKQEALIKKLDIFEISWQKELLEKRIIKRTKNMLNEGLIDEAKMLFDNYDHHLKALNSIGLKECKEFLDKKINLNELEELIIIHTRQLAKRQRTFNKKFNKEILDFQNAYENLKAYILKKYQG
- a CDS encoding tetratricopeptide repeat protein yields the protein MIRVLFLFLLSITYTFSFEIIVNKGEESKRPFTLLHLKDDKDFTCKSVFEFEKTHFECNVLGVSNMQFQNKEFDDFTIYFEKHQTFLTIKIYPKILAKMFNYSQDIFNAKEIRSQSGDISKHFVFIFTKDLKYYKPSDGLDFDIYFDDALMPYIGALDLNSNPMETSKSADFNTYFNIKQEYEAKKYDQVLRDTVNAIKRYQGSVFMNEFELYKLRAQNKLYTYELDKDQLILEQMLDDAKRWVRTYINDKDYTEVMYIMMRVYMGLSQRSNVEYIIDTLNTEHKGDKYTIMALLDYADYLYHLGKKNTANNIYQDVYYSTPNADLASRAALFLSKNYLETQNTKEAKELANKILESNPEFFMSDLENSLSLAKAFANNRVYDLSSKIYEYIFTHLTKVDKEYERVLKDLALSLLNANEYTKAQKYLDLYAEDFPLGEYVSLIKEAQDKNFLYLKDANASFLHQRYEEIMKKYAGEISSKALFDNVKLYFQEKNYEKVVSYQKDIEKYSNKEVKNLLEQAAILVLEQKLKNDECLAAVKIYDDFKAYNVGGKIQNKKQMLECFKRTTRIEEAKKYIVDNENDDIIFYKLQSADLALKDKRYSFVIKTINDILNTRTIISDNEKFEANYIKFFAELRLQDYNAMIRTLQKLEQFPMNYRMVELYYEFLRYCEKNNFLTSILTYAPKAIDYQNLKGVNLFSPDLEFIYIKALKQSNQAQKALTLFKDLLANPLKDDERARAFYMQSNIYEDLKDVQNQKQSLQNCIDINATSNWQNLCKDKLNVLNTQP
- a CDS encoding NADH-quinone oxidoreductase subunit N; translation: MSDFSLEKLNFVLLFPVLSLLFWAIALLLLGAFKKLSRNFYIGASVIALLSTLCFLLFYNGFVLDNSQAFFGLFVSDNYAIFTQIVILVFSMLYLLMDKDEQKPEFFSLFLFMIASLMLMVSSTNLIVIFLALEGSSLALYTLIALRGTHNAISSSIKYFTLAAVGAGFFVFACAFVYLKTKSLDLDNLLHSEYISDPILLCAGVMFLVIVGVKLSIAPFHFWLKDVYYGVHTNFIAFISIVPKIAMIIVVLRIFSALGGGVKFEYIVALLAIFSMLAVSIVALIQKDVKKMLAYSSITHSSFILAVIVSSMSVSSQGDGTSYLLSIFALFVYWISFAFANYGIFLILSLFQKSSFESFSGLFDQRPVLSIMLAIFILCIAGIPPFGIFWGKILILASILNSGYYVLVFAIALSSMIMLYAYLKILIYVFFKKAQIIESANLDVKQKIILCLCLIGSVSCVFLLL
- a CDS encoding complex I subunit 4 family protein, with product MLSLLMLFPFFAAFIALFLQKEDSKTFAILISFLILVLNVFLLFNYHDGIAYEFSLNSLIVNFHIGVDAIALYLMLLCSIMIFLSFICLDIQDKSVIVSIFLLQFCIIGLFASLDALLFYVFWEFSLIPLIYLIGRYSDNYRAGIKFFIYAFCGSMLMLLAIIYVGFLYYQSFGYWSFDLLAWYKSEFFIPENAQNLIFIGFFIAFAIKSPLFPFHTWAPKVYAKSPTLVSVMLVSFKMAPFGFLRFILPLTPDTLNHYYSLLAILCIVGILYAALIAFKTKDLKELIAYSSISHLGVVILGIVTFTYNGVSGSVFYMFAHGIVTGGLFLAAYMLYKRYHTFDLDFYKNLAKTAPLFSFFFAVLLFSSISLPLTISFVGEFLILQGIASVNLWYALFAGGVIILGAIYMLNIYRNMFFTTNAEKIEKLVLKKGEIFVLSVLSALVIYLGIAPSAMLDEIALNVNSILEVMQTRNIAIENQKIIDNIRGF